A single genomic interval of Kogia breviceps isolate mKogBre1 chromosome 6, mKogBre1 haplotype 1, whole genome shotgun sequence harbors:
- the SPON2 gene encoding spondin-2 isoform X2: MGSPSPAAAWGGALWALLATLGCSAGQPLGGEAMCTAQPLAKYSITFTGKWTQASFPKQYPMFRPPAQWSPLLVHSPDYSLWRKGQYASNGLREFAERGEAWALMREMEAAGEKLQSVHSVFSAPAVPSGTGQTSAQLEAHSRHSLVSFVVRIVPSPDWFVGVESMDLCDGGRWREQVAVDLHPYDAGTDSGFTFSSPKFATVPQDTVTEITASSPSHPVNSFYYPRLKSLPPIATVTLTLARLLHSPRAFPPALDLGVGGNEVANSLPAPETPLDCEVSLWSSWGLCAGPCGRPGAKSRTRYVHSRPANHGAPCPALEEEAPCVPDNCV; this comes from the exons ATGGGAAGCCCAAGTCCGGCTGCCGCCTGGGGTGGAGCCCTCTGGGCCCTCCTGGCCACCCTTGGCTGCTCGGCCGGCCAGCCGCTGGGGGGAGAGGCCATGTGCACGGCCCAGCCCCTGGCCAAGTACAGCATCACCTTCACGGGCAAGTGGACACAGGCATCCTTCCCCAAGCAGTACCCGATGTTCCGCCCGCCCGCGCAGTGGTCACCCCTGCTGG TGCACAGCCCCGACTACAGCCTGTGGAGGAAGGGCCAGTATGCGAGCAACGGGCTGAGGGAGTTCGCGGAGCGCGGCGAGGCCTGGGCGCTGATGCGGGAGATGGAAGCCGCCGGGGAGAAGCTGCAGAGCGTGCACAGCGTGTTCTCGGCCCCAGCCGTACCCAGCGGCACCGGGCAGACGTCCGCGCAGCTTGAGGCCCACTCCAGGCACTCGCTC GTGTCCTTTGTGGTCCGCATCGTCCCCAGCCCCGACTGGTTCGTGGGCGTCGAGAGCATGGACCTGTGTGACGGGGGCCGCTGGAGGGAGCAGGTGGCGGTGGACCTCCATCCCTACGACGCCGGGACCGACAGCGGCTTCACCTTCTCATCCCCCAAGTTCGCAACCGTCCCGCAGGACACGGTGACGGAG ATCACGGCCTCCTCTCCCAGCCACCCCGTGAACTCCTTCTACTACCCGCGCCTGAAGTCCTTGCCTCCCATCGCTACGGTGACCCTGACCCTGGCGCGGCTCCTGCACAGCCCCAGGGCCTTCCCGCCCGCCCTGGACCTGGGGGTCGGGGGCAACGAGGTCGCCAACAGCCTGCCAG CTCCGGAGACGCCGCTGGACTGCGAGGTGTCGCTGTGGTCGTCCTGGGGGCTGTGCGCAGGCCCGTGCGGGCGGCCCGGGGCCAAGAGCAGGACGCGCTATGTCCATTCGCGGCCCGCCAACCACGGGGCGCCCTGCCCGGCGCTGGAGGAGGAGGCCCCTTGCGTCCCCGACAACTGCGTCTGA
- the SPON2 gene encoding spondin-2 isoform X1: protein MGSPSPAAAWGGALWALLATLGCSAGQPLGGEAMCTAQPLAKYSITFTGKWTQASFPKQYPMFRPPAQWSPLLGAVHSPDYSLWRKGQYASNGLREFAERGEAWALMREMEAAGEKLQSVHSVFSAPAVPSGTGQTSAQLEAHSRHSLVSFVVRIVPSPDWFVGVESMDLCDGGRWREQVAVDLHPYDAGTDSGFTFSSPKFATVPQDTVTEITASSPSHPVNSFYYPRLKSLPPIATVTLTLARLLHSPRAFPPALDLGVGGNEVANSLPAPETPLDCEVSLWSSWGLCAGPCGRPGAKSRTRYVHSRPANHGAPCPALEEEAPCVPDNCV from the exons ATGGGAAGCCCAAGTCCGGCTGCCGCCTGGGGTGGAGCCCTCTGGGCCCTCCTGGCCACCCTTGGCTGCTCGGCCGGCCAGCCGCTGGGGGGAGAGGCCATGTGCACGGCCCAGCCCCTGGCCAAGTACAGCATCACCTTCACGGGCAAGTGGACACAGGCATCCTTCCCCAAGCAGTACCCGATGTTCCGCCCGCCCGCGCAGTGGTCACCCCTGCTGG GGGCAGTGCACAGCCCCGACTACAGCCTGTGGAGGAAGGGCCAGTATGCGAGCAACGGGCTGAGGGAGTTCGCGGAGCGCGGCGAGGCCTGGGCGCTGATGCGGGAGATGGAAGCCGCCGGGGAGAAGCTGCAGAGCGTGCACAGCGTGTTCTCGGCCCCAGCCGTACCCAGCGGCACCGGGCAGACGTCCGCGCAGCTTGAGGCCCACTCCAGGCACTCGCTC GTGTCCTTTGTGGTCCGCATCGTCCCCAGCCCCGACTGGTTCGTGGGCGTCGAGAGCATGGACCTGTGTGACGGGGGCCGCTGGAGGGAGCAGGTGGCGGTGGACCTCCATCCCTACGACGCCGGGACCGACAGCGGCTTCACCTTCTCATCCCCCAAGTTCGCAACCGTCCCGCAGGACACGGTGACGGAG ATCACGGCCTCCTCTCCCAGCCACCCCGTGAACTCCTTCTACTACCCGCGCCTGAAGTCCTTGCCTCCCATCGCTACGGTGACCCTGACCCTGGCGCGGCTCCTGCACAGCCCCAGGGCCTTCCCGCCCGCCCTGGACCTGGGGGTCGGGGGCAACGAGGTCGCCAACAGCCTGCCAG CTCCGGAGACGCCGCTGGACTGCGAGGTGTCGCTGTGGTCGTCCTGGGGGCTGTGCGCAGGCCCGTGCGGGCGGCCCGGGGCCAAGAGCAGGACGCGCTATGTCCATTCGCGGCCCGCCAACCACGGGGCGCCCTGCCCGGCGCTGGAGGAGGAGGCCCCTTGCGTCCCCGACAACTGCGTCTGA